DNA sequence from the Sulfurimonas sp. HSL3-7 genome:
ATGTTCTACGATCCGGCCGAAGCGGTCAAGTTCGCTGACAGTGCCGACCTTCCGAAGACGATGAAAAAAGTGAGCGAGTTCTCATTTGACCACGGTATCCTCGGCGAGGGTGCACCGAATGCAGAGTTCATCGGTATGGCGTTTCCGAACGGCAAAACCTTCGGCGACACCAAGAACATCAAGCTTCGTTTCATCGACACCTACGTCAAAATGGCTGCGGAAGGGAAACTGTAAGGTACTCCTATGAAACGATTTATGAACCTCAGGCCGTCCAAAGCTACGGCCCTTTTTCTGGGATTGCTACCGTTTTTCATTCTTGTTCTCTTCTACCTCGTTGCGTCCGACGCACGGTTGGCCGAGAACCCGAACGACAAGCTGCTTCCCTCTGTGTCAAGCTTCGTGGAGGCCGCCGACCGTATGGCCTTCACACCAAGCAAGCGTACGGGCGAGATCCTTTTTGTCGAAGACACGGTCTCCTCTCTCGAACGCCTGGGCCTTGGGGTTCTTATCAGTGCCGTTCTGGCACTGCTCATGGGGATCCCTCTGGGGCTCATCCCCTTTGTGCGTGCGGGGCTTTCGCCTTTCGTAGCGGCCTTTTCCATGGTGCCGCCTATGGCTGTTTTGCCCATCTTATTCATTGTCATCGGCATGGGTGAGATGGCTAAAGTAGCACTGATCGTCATCGGTGTTACCCCGTTGATCGTCCGCGATCTCCAGCAGCGTGTTTCGGAGATCCCTGCCGAACAGCTTATCAAAGCGCAGACCCTGGGTGCTTCAACCTGGACCATCGTCGTCCGCGTCGTCTTGCCGCAGGTCCTTCCGCGTCTCTTTGACGCGGTGCGCCTGACACTGGGAACGGCATGGATCTTCCTGATCTCTGCCGAAGCGATCGCGGCCACCGAAGGTCTGGGTTACCGGATCTTCCTGGTGCGCCGTTATATGTCGATGGATGTGATCCTGCCGTATGTGGCGTGGATCACCTTCCTCGCCTTCTTGTTCGACTACCTGCTCAAGAAGTTTACCTACAAGGTCTTCCCTTGGTATGATGCCGGAAAGGAGCGTTCATGAGCCTCGTTACTATAAAACACCTCTGGAAAGAGTATGCAGGCAACGTCGTCCTTGAGAACCTGTCGCTCAACATCGAAGCCGGTGAGTTCTGTACCCTTGTCGGTCCTTCCGGCTGCGGTAAGACCACCTTCTTGAAGATGCTGCTTGGACAGGAGAACCCTTCGCGCGGTACCTTCTTGCTTGACGGCGAGCCGTTTCCCAGCGAACCGGGCGTTGACCGCGGTATCGTCTTTCAGCGCTACTCGGTCTTTGAACACCTGAGTGTGCTTAACAACGTCATGCTCGGCATGGAGTTCGAAGAGTCCCGTATCCTGGGAAAACTCTTCGGAAAGAGACGCAAAGAGGCCAAAAAACGTGCCATGGAGATGCTCGAAGCGGTCGGTCTGGCCGATTCGGCGGACAAATACCCGAGCGCCCTTTCGGGCGGTATGCAACAGCGTCTCTCCATCGCCCAGGCCCTGGTCAAAAAACCGAAGATCCTGCTGCTCGACGAACCCTTCGGGGCACTCGATCCGGGAATCCGCGCCGACATGCACGCGCTGATCCTTGACTTGTGGAAGAAGAACAACCTCACTGTGGTCATGGTCACCCATGATCTCCATGAGGGCTTCTACCTGGGCACGCGTCTGCTGGTCTTTGACAAGGTCCGACACGACCCGCATGCACCGAATGCCTACGGCGCGCGCATCACTTACGACATCCCTGTCGGCGATACGCGTGACGCCGTACTTGAAGAGATCGATAAAACCGTGAAGGTTTAATAACAGGAGGAAGAGCCTATCTTCCAGTGCCGTTGGACGACTTGCGGCATCATGACAACCGGGACGGCCCGAAACAATCATGAAGGAGAAACAATGATAACAACACATAAAAATTTGAAGACCGAAGATATTATTCTCGACGAAGTCCTTCCCGGCGGTGCCCGCTGGTCGAAGGTGATCAAACGCGGCGACAAGCTGCGTATCACGACCGAAGACGGCCTAGGCTCTCTTTCGGCCATGTTTTACAATGCCGACAATACGGCGGAGCGTTTCAACTCTGCCGACACAGTCAAGATCCAATACAACGCCTTTTTCGGCAAAGGAAGGGTGCTCTATTCGGAACTGGGCCGCGTGCTTTTTTCGATCACCGAAGATACGACAGAGGGGCTGTTTGATGCAATCGCAGGGATAAGCAACCCCCGTATTGTCAAAGAGCGTTTTGGTGAAGGCGACTTCGAGCATATCCGTAACCGTTACTACAAAAGCGACAGAGAGAACTTCCTGGTCGAACTGGGCAAATACGGCATGGGGAAACGTGACATGATCCCGGCTATCAACTTCTTTCGTAAAGTGGACGTTAAAGAGGGAAGCAGACTGGAACTTTCATCCAAACGCGCCCAGCCCGGAAGCTATATCGAACTGCGCGCCGAGATGAACGTACTTCTTGTACTCTCAAACACGCCGCATGTCATGGAAGAGGGCGGGTACAATCCGAGTGACGTTCAGCTGACACTCCATAAAGCAGCCCCGGTGACAGAGGATGACCTCTGCGTGAACTTCAGCCCACAATCGAAGCGTGCTTTCATCAACAACGCACGCTATTTTGCCTAAGGAGACAACGATGAGCAGAGATATTTCAACAGCAAGCTATAACGAAAAGATCGCGGCCGGCGTGCCGTGGTCGAAGGTGGTCAAGAAAGGCCAGACCCTCCGTATTATTGATCTTAAAGGGTGCCAGGCGGTCGATACGCTTTTTTACAATGCCAACGACCATGAAGAGCGTTACTCCGCCAATGACACGGTCAGAGAACAGGGAAGCATCTTCGTGACGACCGGTACGAAACTCATCTCCACCGATGACAATGTCATGATGGAGATCACCGCGGACACCTGCGGCAACCATGACACCCTGGGCGGTCACTGCAGCGCCGAAAGCAACACGGTACGCTATTCGCACGATACGAAATACATGCACAGCTGCCGTGACAACTACCTCTTTGAGATCGGTGAGCTGGAGATGGACCCGAGGGACCTGACCAACAACATCAACTTTTTCATGAACGTTCCGGTCGAAGAGGACGGCCACCTCGCCATCGTTGACGGTATCTCCAAACCGGGTGACTACGTCGACATGAAAGCGGAGATGGACACGCTGGTGCTGGTCTCCAACTGCCCGCAGTTGAACAACCCGTGCAACGCCTACGATCCGTCGCCTATTCAAATGGTTATCTGGGACGACTGAGACCATGAAAACGGCCGCCAGACTCTTTAGATTTGACGACGCCCTGCTTCCCAACCTTTTGGCGTGGGGCTATATGTTTTCAACCTACATCTTCGGGTTTGCGGCGATCCTTGCCGATTCGTTTTGGCTCAATGCCGCAGGCGTACTGCTGCTCGCGCACAGCATGGTAATAGCGGCCTACTTCATCCACGAATGCGCCCATGAGTCACTCTTTAAAAGCAGCCGCCACAACCGGCTTTTCGGCGAACTGCTGCTCTGGCTGACCGGGACTTCCTATAGCGACTACAGGGCCGTTCAGCGCAAACATGTGCGACACCATATGGACCGGGCCGACATCGTCTCGTTTGATTTCCGTACCCGTCTGCAGGCGTATCCGAAAACATTAAAGCTCATTGAGACACTGGAGTGGTTCTACATTCCGGCGTTGGAGTTCATGATGCATGGACTGGTACTCGTACTGCCGTTTGTGAAAGAGAACCGTAAACAGTTGCGTTCGCGTATCGTGACGGTTGTGATCCTGCGCATCGCCTTTTTTGCCGTGCTGGCCGGCATCTCGCTGAAGGTGCTGCTGCTCTATCCGATCGCCTACATGCTCTTTTTGACCGTGATGCGTTTTATGGATGTCCATCAGCACACCTACGATCTCTATGAGACCCTTGACCAGCCGAGCGGCGATGAAGTCAAACAGTATGACGGTGCCTTTGAAAAGCGCAACACCTTTTCCAATCTGCTTTCACTAAAGTACCCGTGGTTAAACCTTCTTGTACTGAACTTTTCGTATCACAATGTCCACCACGACAAGCAGATACAGCCCTGGTACCGTCTGCCGGCGCTCCATAAAAAGCTTTACGGCGACAATACAACACAGGTTCTCTCTTTTGCCAACCTGCTCAAAAGCTACCACCGTTACCGCGTGCAGCGGGTGATCAACTCGGATGCGACCGATATCGATGTCCATAAGGGCAGAGACTTCATCGGCGTCGACGGCGTCTCGTTCCTGACGGCGCATTAAGGAGAAAATATGACACAGGTTAAAAAATTCTGGCCCATCCTCACCGGCACCCACCGCTATGAAAAAACGCTTTCTACAAGAGGCCACGGTGAAGGAATTATCATAACTGCTCCAATTTTAAGCTATTTGATTGAAACAGTCCATGGGAGAATATTGTATGATGCCGGATGTGACTACTCCAAGATCGTAGACGATGTCAAACGCCGACACTTTTACGAACACGAAGGCTTCCCTTTCGGGCCGCCGACAATGGAGGAGGAGCAGCGTCTTCCCAACCGCCTTGCCGAACTCGGCCTGAAAAAAGAGGACGTGGACGTGGTCTTCTGCGGCCACCTCCATTTCGACCACGCCGGCGGGGTGTGCGAATTCTGTCATGCCGAAGTGCATGTGCACGAACGTGAACTGGAAGCGGCAAGAGAACCGGCGGATGAGGCCTATTTCAAAGAGGACTTCGACTGTCCGGTCAACTGGCGTGTCTATAAGGGCGAGTATGACCTGGTACCCGGTGTCCGGGCTATCGAGAGCCCGGGCCATACGGCCGGGCACATGTCGATGCTGATCGAGCTTCCCAAAGGAAAACCGATCCTGCTTGCCGGCGATGCGGCAGACCTGCAGGAGAACATCGACCGGGAGATCGCTCCGGGACTCTGCTGGCGCGATAATGAAGCGATGGCCATAGCGAGCATCAAGAAGCTCAAAAGCCTCGCCAAGGAGACAGGAGCCGAACTCTGGCCCAACCATGACATAAGGTTCTTTGAAAGCCGAAACCGCTTTCCGAAGTACTTTCACTAGAAAAAGTGCCTTGGGAAAATCCCAAAACACTGCGCTAGCCGCTGAAGCTTGCCCCTTTGGGGCAGAAGGAAACTTTAACCAACGCCCTGGGGTGCGCAACCCCACCTGCTGCTGGACGGCCTGCAGCAGGTATCCGAACGGGACGGCCCGAAAACCTGAACATGAGGACAATAGAATGTTTAAAAAAGTTTTAATTGCCAACCGCGGCGAGATCGCCTGCCGCGTTATCCGTACACTCAACAAGATGGGCATCGCCTCTGTCGCTGTCTACACTGCCGCCGATACCGACTCACTGCATGTCAGTATGGCCGATGAGACCTACTATATCGGTCACGGTCTCGCCAGCGAGAGCTACCTCGATGCGGAGAAGATCCTTTCTATCGCCAAAGAGAGCGGCGCCGAGGCCATTCACCCCGGATACGGTTTTTTAAGCGAGAATGCCGCCTTTGCCGAGCGCTGTGAACAAGAGGGGATCGCCTTCATCGGACCGCGCACGACGCACATGAAAGAGTTCGGGCTCAAGCACACCGCCCGCGCCCTCGCTAGAGCGAACAGTGTTCCGCTGCTTCCGGGCTCTTCCATCCTGAAAGACCTTGACGAGGCCAAAGAGGAGGCGGAACGTATCGCCTACCCCGTCATGCTCAAAAGTACGGCCGGCGGCGGCGGTATCGGGATGCAGCTCTGCTATGACGAAGCGGAGCTTTGTGATGCCTACGAGTCGGTCAAACGCCTGAGCGAGAACAACTTCTCCGACGGCGGTATGTTCCTGGAGAAATATGTCGCCTCGGCCCGCCATATCGAGGTACAGGTCTTCGGTGACGGCAAGGGTTTTGTGGCCGCGCTCGGCGACCGCGACTGTTCGGTGCAGCGCCGTAACCAGAAGGTGATCGAAGAGACCCCGGCGCCGGGCATCAGCAGCGAGACGAGAGAGGCGCTTTACAGTGCGGCAACAGCGTTGACCTCTTCGGTAGACTACCTTTCGGCGGGGACGGTAGAGTTCGTCTATGACACCCTGAGCGACGAGTTCTACTTCCTCGAGGTCAACACGCGTCTGCAGGTCGAGCACGGTATCACCGAAGAGGTGACCGGCGTCGATCTTGTGGAGTGGATGATACGCCAGGCCTACGGTGAGAACCCCGCCCTCTATGACTACACCCATGCACCTACGGGACACTCCATACAGGTACGTATCTATGCGGAGGACCCCTCCAAGAACTTTCAGCCGAGCTCGGGCGTCCTGACCAACGTGGTCTTCGCCGATGACATCCGCTGCGATACTTTCATCGAAACCGGTCTTGATGTCTCCGCTTTCTACGACCCGATGATCGCCAAGCTGATCGTCAAGGGCGAAGACCGTCAGGACGCCCTCAAAAAGATCGCAGACGCGATCAAAGGGACCAGCATCGACGGTATCGAGACCAACCTGCGCTATCTCGGCGCCATCGTCGTATCGGATGTCTTCGAAAAGGGCGAACAGACGACGAAATATCTTGACAGCTTTGCCTATACGCCCAACAGCATCGACGTGCTGCGTCCGGGAACACAGACCACCGTGCAGGACTACCCGGGCCGCAGCGGCTTCTGGGATATCGGCGTACCGCCTTCAGGACCGTTCGACAGCTTCGGTTTCCGCTACGCCAACCGTCTCGTCGGCAACGACGAAAAAGCGGCCGGGTTGGAGATCGCCATTGCAGGACCGACACTGCGTTTCAACACCGACAGCGTCATTGCTCTCTGCGGTGCGGAGATAGAGGCTACGCTCGAGGGTGAAGCGATTTCGATGAACGAAGCGGTAGCAGTCAAGG
Encoded proteins:
- a CDS encoding ABC transporter permease: MKRFMNLRPSKATALFLGLLPFFILVLFYLVASDARLAENPNDKLLPSVSSFVEAADRMAFTPSKRTGEILFVEDTVSSLERLGLGVLISAVLALLMGIPLGLIPFVRAGLSPFVAAFSMVPPMAVLPILFIVIGMGEMAKVALIVIGVTPLIVRDLQQRVSEIPAEQLIKAQTLGASTWTIVVRVVLPQVLPRLFDAVRLTLGTAWIFLISAEAIAATEGLGYRIFLVRRYMSMDVILPYVAWITFLAFLFDYLLKKFTYKVFPWYDAGKERS
- a CDS encoding ABC transporter ATP-binding protein: MSLVTIKHLWKEYAGNVVLENLSLNIEAGEFCTLVGPSGCGKTTFLKMLLGQENPSRGTFLLDGEPFPSEPGVDRGIVFQRYSVFEHLSVLNNVMLGMEFEESRILGKLFGKRRKEAKKRAMEMLEAVGLADSADKYPSALSGGMQQRLSIAQALVKKPKILLLDEPFGALDPGIRADMHALILDLWKKNNLTVVMVTHDLHEGFYLGTRLLVFDKVRHDPHAPNAYGARITYDIPVGDTRDAVLEEIDKTVKV
- a CDS encoding urea amidolyase associated protein UAAP1 translates to MITTHKNLKTEDIILDEVLPGGARWSKVIKRGDKLRITTEDGLGSLSAMFYNADNTAERFNSADTVKIQYNAFFGKGRVLYSELGRVLFSITEDTTEGLFDAIAGISNPRIVKERFGEGDFEHIRNRYYKSDRENFLVELGKYGMGKRDMIPAINFFRKVDVKEGSRLELSSKRAQPGSYIELRAEMNVLLVLSNTPHVMEEGGYNPSDVQLTLHKAAPVTEDDLCVNFSPQSKRAFINNARYFA
- a CDS encoding urea amidolyase associated protein UAAP2, whose translation is MSRDISTASYNEKIAAGVPWSKVVKKGQTLRIIDLKGCQAVDTLFYNANDHEERYSANDTVREQGSIFVTTGTKLISTDDNVMMEITADTCGNHDTLGGHCSAESNTVRYSHDTKYMHSCRDNYLFEIGELEMDPRDLTNNINFFMNVPVEEDGHLAIVDGISKPGDYVDMKAEMDTLVLVSNCPQLNNPCNAYDPSPIQMVIWDD
- a CDS encoding fatty acid desaturase, whose product is MKTAARLFRFDDALLPNLLAWGYMFSTYIFGFAAILADSFWLNAAGVLLLAHSMVIAAYFIHECAHESLFKSSRHNRLFGELLLWLTGTSYSDYRAVQRKHVRHHMDRADIVSFDFRTRLQAYPKTLKLIETLEWFYIPALEFMMHGLVLVLPFVKENRKQLRSRIVTVVILRIAFFAVLAGISLKVLLLYPIAYMLFLTVMRFMDVHQHTYDLYETLDQPSGDEVKQYDGAFEKRNTFSNLLSLKYPWLNLLVLNFSYHNVHHDKQIQPWYRLPALHKKLYGDNTTQVLSFANLLKSYHRYRVQRVINSDATDIDVHKGRDFIGVDGVSFLTAH
- a CDS encoding N-acyl homoserine lactonase family protein yields the protein MTQVKKFWPILTGTHRYEKTLSTRGHGEGIIITAPILSYLIETVHGRILYDAGCDYSKIVDDVKRRHFYEHEGFPFGPPTMEEEQRLPNRLAELGLKKEDVDVVFCGHLHFDHAGGVCEFCHAEVHVHERELEAAREPADEAYFKEDFDCPVNWRVYKGEYDLVPGVRAIESPGHTAGHMSMLIELPKGKPILLAGDAADLQENIDREIAPGLCWRDNEAMAIASIKKLKSLAKETGAELWPNHDIRFFESRNRFPKYFH